AGATCTCTGAAAAAAGTCTCAGTGCCTCCATACAAAGCGGGTTGCGTTCTTTTAACGCGCATTCGCTTACCATGACACTAGGGTCTTTTCCTTCGGGTATGTTTAACATAGATGTCGGTTGTGCAGCAAAATCGCTTTCCGCTAAAAACTCATACAGTATATAGACCCCCGGACCTGACAGTATCCTTTCAAAACTGACATGCCCCGGATAACGATTACGCATCCATTTCAACAGTGCATCCTGCTGCGGTGTCAAAGGTGCAAAATCACAATGTCCTCCTTCCGAACCGATAGGATGATATGCGCTGCCGTCATAATAGAGCATCGCTTCTCCAAGTCCTGTACCTGCAGCGATGACAGCGCGATTTCCATGCATACTGCGACCTTTGGGATTGAGATCCGCAAATTCATCTTCAGGAAGATACAGCATACCATAGGCTGTGGCTTCAAGATCGTTCAGGAGACGTACCTTTGAAATGCCCAAATGTCCCTGCAGATCCGATGTCACAATATCCCAGGGCAAATTCGTCGTACGGCAGCGTCCTTCAATGACCGGTCCAGCGATACCAAAACATGCTGCATCTATAGATAGCAGTGAAGTCTTTTCCTTAAATAACGTGATCACCTCATTGAGACTGCCAAATTCTCTACTGGGAAACTGATGCTGTGCAACGACATGCAACGTGTTATCTCTGAGTTCAAAAAGTGCGAGATCCGTTTTTGTACCGCCAATATCTCCTGCCAATATCATGCTAACCCCCTGTACTTCTATACTGTAAGATCATGCAAAGCATCCTGCGGTGACAACAGAAACATAAACGCTTCCAGGAATGCTTTATCTGTTTCTACAGGTGAACGTTTATAAAATGCTTTCCAAGCTTCTGAACGATGTTCATTATAATGCAGTGAAGCACTCTCCTTTTCCCAGGATATGCGCACCGCATGACCTATGAGTACATCCATAATGAGGTCATTTTCAAGATGCAGGTCAGGGTTTTCCCTAAAAAGTCTTGCCAGGCTCTCGATCAGTTCAATATTCAACTGACGGTAATCAGGGGCATCGATACTTTGCAAAAGTGCATCGATCTTCAAGGCAAAACTTTGTTCACCTGCGGTTGATTCCAATGTCAATTCTGAACCGATCCTGTTTTGCACATTGTATTTATCTCCGATGACCAAGCCGCTGCATTGATGTAACAAATACCATATATCCTTATAGAAAACAGGGGAAAGCGGACCTACCATACCCCTTTCATATCTCCATTGCGACCAGTCAGTGACTTTGCCAAACTCCCTAACGGTCGGACCTTCTTTCATCGATTCAAAGGAAGGTGTACCCGATGCATGTAAATTTTCATGAACAAGAAACAGTGAGACCTCTCTTTTAAATGATTTTAATACCCTA
The sequence above is drawn from the Sulfurovum sp. TSL1 genome and encodes:
- the glk gene encoding glucokinase; the encoded protein is MILAGDIGGTKTDLALFELRDNTLHVVAQHQFPSREFGSLNEVITLFKEKTSLLSIDAACFGIAGPVIEGRCRTTNLPWDIVTSDLQGHLGISKVRLLNDLEATAYGMLYLPEDEFADLNPKGRSMHGNRAVIAAGTGLGEAMLYYDGSAYHPIGSEGGHCDFAPLTPQQDALLKWMRNRYPGHVSFERILSGPGVYILYEFLAESDFAAQPTSMLNIPEGKDPSVMVSECALKERNPLCMEALRLFSEIYGAEAGNLALKSMSLGGVYIGGGIAPKILPVLANNHFMNGFLSKGRFNEMLQGMQVKVSLNPETALLGAAHYALDRL